In the genome of Pseudanabaena mucicola str. Chao 1806, the window CGCTGCTGAAAAGGACGACTACTTAATACAAATGCTAATCCTGCACCTAGTCCCCCAGAGATCAGCGCTACAAACAACACTAGAAATAGTGTCCATTTGTGACTTAAGAAATTCTTCTTGGATTTGGGCTTACGTGCCAAACCAGTCTTTTGTCTTAGATTGATGGGATTTGTTGCCACGGGTAGGAAATACTCCTCACGACTGAATATTTGCTTCAGCGATCGCCCAGCCATGAGCAAGGATGGGACTCAACACACTTAACACACTTTGTCAATTATGATCTTTAACGATCATTTACGATATGTCTCAGGAATTTTACACAGGGTTCTTGAGACTTTTAGACTAATTTGAATCTAACTTTAGCACTGTATCGTAATTTATCGTTACAAATAACTAAAAAGCTTATATCGCAAAATCTTTAAAATCAAATTATTCCGACGGATGATACTATACTTTGGCAAATATAGAGCAATTCGTAATTGGCTTTAAGATAGAGTCAGGAGTCCTTAACCATAGAGGTAACACCATTGAAAGGTCAACCATCTTCCAATAGATCTCTAAAGGTCTTGAGTATGCTGACAGCGATCGCCCTAGCAAGTTGTGCGTCCTCGTTATCAAATAAAGCCTCTGCTCCAGCCAATCTCGCCGACTTGCCTGAACAAGCTCCCAATGCTGACTCCGCAACACCTGCCAAAGCTGCTATCCCTCGTCCGCAACTGATTAAATCGGCTGACATCTCGATACAGGTAAAATCCATCGAAGACACGACTAAAGCCATATCAGATTTGGTCAAACAGCAACAGGGCGACATTTTAGAACTACAGGACTTTCGCACTGGCAGCTATGGCATTGCTCAGTCAGTGTCTCTCAAACTCAGAATTCCCCAAGAACGTCTTGATTCGGTATTAGAGACGATCGCACAGTTAGGTATTGTCAAGGGGCGATCGCTTAAGGCTGAGGATGTCTCCAATCAATTAGTTGATTTGCAAGCCCGCCTCAAAAATTTGCGTCAAACTGAGTTGCAGTTACAGGAAATACTCAAGCAAACTGGCTCCGTCGGTGATGTCCTCAAGGTGACGCAGGAACTCAGCCGTGTGCGGGAAATGATCGAGCAAATTGATGCTCAGTTAACCAATTTAAAAAATTAGGTTGCCTATTCCACAATTCAAGTCACTCTTTCCTCTGCGATCGCCACGATTCCGCCTCAATCCGATCTTGGTACGCAAATTCAAAACACTTGGAATAGTGCAACTAGTTCCTTAGTAGGTGTCAGTATTGGTTTATTAAAACTAGCGATCTGGTTATTAGTCTATTGCCCTTATTGGTTAATTCCCCTAGCTATTTACCTATTCCTACGCCGTCGCCGCCGTCAACTCCCCCAAGTCCAAAAGCCTGACTCTGAAGCAAATTCAGATTAAGTAAGTGATAGGATAATAAAAATTGTGGGGAACAAAGAAAAATGGCGATAAATATTAAGCATATTGATCAAGAAAATGATGTTATTGAAATATTTCCTGACGGAAGTAACACTCTTTTTTTGGGAAACAAGTATATTCGCCCACCTAAAGATCTGCTAGCTCTTATCTATCAATGTGTAGCTAAAGGTGGGGTTGGCGCGCTATTTAGTACAGGTTTACCTGCCCGTTTAATGAAAGTTGATCAACCAAAATGGCAAAAAGGAAGGGTGGAAATCACAATCGAGTTTATTCCAGATGAAACAATTGAAGACGAAATGACTCAAGACGAATTGAGTAGTCTTAGAAATCAAATTGACTGATCGATAGACAAATTTTGAAAGACTTTGAGCAGGATAATGTAGTCAGAATTAACCAACAGCTTCTCAAAACAATTATGTATACAAAAAATTCCACTGAAAATTTACTATCACGAATTACTTTTAGTAAAGAAATTCTTTGTGGCAAGCCGACAATTCGTGGTTTGAGAATATCAGTAGCAATGATCTTAGAATTACTAGCAAAAGAAGCTTCTATCTCAGAAATTCTGGAAGACTATCCAGAATTAGAGATAGCTGATATTCATGCAGCACTCCTATACGCTTATCGACTTGTTGCTAACGAAGAAATTGTGGAACGAGTCGCATCTTAAAGTATGAAATTTCTTGTAGATGTTAATGCTAGTGGTGTTTTGTCAACACTTCTTGTGGAGCTTGGTCATGAAGTTGCTTGCGTAAAAGATGTCAACCCAAGAATGGGTGATGACGAGATTATTGCTTGGGCTGTTAGAGAAGAACGTGTAATTGTTACAACCGATAATGATTTTGAGCAAATGATTTGGCTACAACAAAAAAATCATTGTGGTGTTCTACGCCTAGAAAATCTACCGAGAGCAGAACGAAAACAGTTACTGCAAGAGGTTTTGATTAATCATAGTCAAGACTTAGAATTAGGGGCAGTGGTGATTGCTACTAAGCAAAAAATCAGAATTCGTCGCAAACTATCTGATGATCAAGTTCAATAATATGTGAGTGTAGCGATCGCCTAAACTGAAGACTGACATATTTTTATTTTTTATCGAGATTTTTGAAAGATCTGCAAGTTGGTTATGGAAGTTAGATTTCGAGAATGTGATTGGTTTGACCTATGGATCTGGATAAAATTTAATGAAGCTCCCTCACAGCAAGAAAAACAATTGCTAGACGAAGTATTTAATTCTTGGTTTTTACTTGGTAAATTGGGCGGCTTCAATGCTTGCAATATGCAGGTTTTAGAATCTGGTGTCGATGTAAGCTACTTTGACTATGACAACCAATCCGCCGATGACGAGATGATGTCAGTGATGCATAACATGACTGATCTAGAGTATGAAAACGACTGGGCAAGGTGCTGGGTTGACTTAGGAACTGCCGATGCGATCGCGATCGATACACTAGTTAATGCTTTGCGCCAGTTTGATAAGGAATATGTGGCAATCGAAGAGGTCATTATCGGCGGACAAAACTCTGACTGGTTGGTTGAACCCAAGAGTCTCGATGATGAGGATTATGATCAATAAATAGTTTACAGAAGCGTATCCTCTGAGGGGGTAAGCTTCTGTAAACTTCTTTGAAATACAAAACTTAGAGGAAATTCAAATGCGCGTCTTACATACAATGGTTCGGGTTGGTAACTTAGAGCGATCGCTAGATTTTTATACTAATGTCCTTGGCATGAAGGAATTGCGTCGCAAAGATTACCCAGATGGACGCTTTACCCTTGCCTTTGTGGGCTATGGCGATGAATCAAGCAATGCCGTTATCGAGTTAACCCATAACTGGGATACTGAGACCTATGAAATTGGTACTGGCTATGGTCATATTGCACTAGGCATGGAAAATATCTATACAGCCTGTGACGCAATTCGTGAAAAAGGTGGCAAAATCACCCGCGAACCTGGTCCGATGAAACATGGTACGACTGAGATTGCCTTCGTCGAAGATCCTGATGGTTACAAAATTGAATTAATTCAACTTAAGTAAAATAAGAGGGGGCGCTTTGTGCCCCCTCTTATTTTTGGTAGAAATTGTTATAAGCTAAAAAGCTGCACATCAGTAGCCCCGTTATGCGTAGTAGACCCCGATATAATCCCTCTTGGCATACCAAGCGCAAATCATCTTGGTTGCGAAATACTTTACTCCTCATTTTTATTGGTTTGCCATTGATATTAATTTTGGCGGAACTAATTGCTCGAGGAGCGATTCTGGCAACAGGTAGTACCAATCAAATTGCCCCGAACAAGATAGTGGCGATCGCTCAGTCCTACGCTTTCAAATTACAGGATGCTAATGGCAATAGTTATCCTGGGTTACCAGATTCAGGTCGTCTCCAAGTGCGTCGTAGCCCTCTATTAGGATATGAATTAATTCCTAGCCAAAGTAGTGATTATTGGCAGATTAATGATCAAGGATTCCGTCAAGATTCTGCTGTACCGATTGAGAAACCTGCGGGTGAGATTCGCATATTTTTAGTTGGTGGGTCTACTGCTTTTAGTAATATGGCAGATAAAAATCAAAAGGCTCTGGCATTTAAAGTCGAGAAATTGCTCAACGATCGCGTCCGTGCTCAAAATAGCAGTCCTGAAAAATTTAAGCCTAAAGAAACACCTTATTTTGCCGATCAGATTGAAGCAATGCGTGCCTTACCCCCACGCATTCGTGATGGTAGCTATCGAGTCATTGCGGCGGCAGTCCCTGGATATACCTCTGGTAATGAGCTTGCTTTATTTGCACATAAGGTGAGTGCCTATAGTCCCAATGCGCTAATTATTTTGGATGGTTATGAAGATCTGCGATCGCCCAGCAGTCAACCAGCCCATGAGATTGGTAATGTTGATCAATTGTTGCGCGATCCAATCGCTCAATATCGTCAGCATCAAAGCCAACAATTTAAGAACTGGTTAAATTCGCTGTATCTAGCGAAAGCTTGGCAAAAATGGATTGCTCCTGTTGATATTCCGACATTTAGTTCCGACTATCAAATTTTTAGTGCTGAACAATTTAGCAAAGATCCAAAAGAGCTACAAAAGAGAATTGATCGCTATGTTTACAATACGCAACAAATACTTAAGTTAGCAGGTGATATCCCTACTCTAATCGTGCTTCAGCCAGAGATTACGGGTAAACAAAATGCTCTGACTAAAGAAGAAGAGGGCATTCTCAAATCCTTGGGTAATGACTATAGTGATCGCGTGACCAATGCCTATAATGTTGCGGAAAAAACTCTCAGTAGTAAATTACCTAATACCAAATTCGTTAGTTTCTATCAGCTATTTCAATTGAATAACCAACAAGCTTTTAGTGACCCCATTCATCTTACTGAGGCAGCTAATGATAAAGTGTCGCAAAAGTTGTACGACAGTATCGAGCAGCTATTTTCAGTCCAGACTGTCCCAAATTCGCTAAATAGTGACATTACCCCTCAATCTTTTCCTACACCTCAACCAACTTCCACTCCTGAGCCACCTAAACCAACATCTACGCCTAATAGTCTATCGGAAACACTTCAGCAAGTTCAGAGACAGTAAAAAATAGAGGACATACCCCTGGATAAGCCAGTTACTTTTTATAGCGTTTACCAGTCTGGTGAAGTACAGTTTGTTTCCCCGCCTTTGGCGGGGAAACAAACCTATGTCCCTCGATTGCTTGAAAAACACTATAAAAGGTTTTCAGAATGAGAGTTACTGAAGTAAACTATTGAAGTTAATGATTTTAATAAATCTTTATGGTAGAACCAATTTTGTCGGGCATTTGCCTCGGTCTTATTTTCATTACCCTCGGCGGACTGTTCTTTGCAGCTTACCAGCAATACCGTAGAGTCTAGCAACATAAAGCAAAAGAGGCGCAACGCGCCTCTTTTGCTTTATGCATCTGTTTTTTCGGTCTGCTCTAAATAGCGGCAAATTTCATTAATTTTCATGCGGTAAATATGCGGCCAGCCACCGTTAGTCTCAATGTCGCGTAAGAGATTAAACAACTCATGACGACTGATTGGTAAGGCAGGTTGAAATAAATCATCCCGAATCCGTTTATGAAGAGTTTCTAAGATCCGCAAAATTTGTAAAAGGCTCTCTGCGTCACCTTGATAAGCTTGAGAAATTTGCAAAATGCGATCGCTGAGCGACTCTAGCTCAGACAAATTAGCAGTCTGCCCCTGTTGTGATTGGTTCTGTGATTGGATTTCTGTTTGTGCCAAGCTAAGTACCCTCGTGCGCGATAATATGGTGATTGGAATTTTACAAATTAAGTCTTTAGTTAGCTAACCTCTATGGCTAGTCTAAAGCAACGCCAACTCCTTAACGATCTCAATTTAAAATCCCAAACTTAGATCGTTTTTTAACAGATTTGAGAATATGCGGTACAAAGCGCTGCGTATTCGAGGTCTAAATGTTACCCGTTAAATTAAGAAGAGGTTATTTATGAAATTTCGTAGTTTTACGAAAGCCATTTTTACATTGTGTATTAGTTTATGTATGTTAGTAGCCAGTGGTGTATTTGCTAATACTACTTTTGCGGCTGTCCCCCCAGGTTTGACCTATGACCAAATTGTAAACACTGGCTTAGCCAACAAATGTGGCGATATTCTGGGAACTTCTCGTGGTGGACGCAACTTTATTCCTATTGGTGTGGGTCAGTCTGTCGAAATTACTGACCTTTGCTTAGAGCCAACATCCTTCTACGTAAAAGAAGAATCTAACAATAAGCGCAAAAAGCCTGAGTTTGTAGCTAGCAAGTTAATGACTCGTTCTACTTCTAGTCTTGATTTCGTAAAGGCAACTGTTACTGGTAATAGCGATGGTAGCTTGAGCTTAGTAGAAACTGATGGGCTTGATTATCAACCAATCACTGTCAAAATGCCTGGTGGTGAATTGGTAGCGATTTTGTTTACCATCAAGGGGTATAAGGCAACTACTAACCCTGGGGTCAATGGTCTAACCACATCCGTTGACTTTGTTGGTACAACTGATGTCCCTACTTATCGTGGTTCTGGCTTTATCGATCCTAAGGGTCGTGGTCTAGCGATCGGTTATGATGCTGCTGAAGCTTTACCTGCAAAGCGTAATGCTTTCGATAACCGCAGCGTTAAGGATGACTCGACCTCTAAAGGTACTCTATCCTTGCAAATTGCGAAGTTGAATGCGGATACTGGCGAAATTGCTGGTACTTTTGAGACCGAACAAACATCTGACAATGACCTTGGTGGGGTTGAACCTAAGGAAGTAATCATTCGCGGTGTATTTTACGGTAAAGTTAACGCTTAATTTTATCCCCAAAAAAGAGGATTCCCGTCGGGAATCCTCTTTTTTAGTTACTGCAAATGCTTTTTGAAAAAGTCCAGAGTATAGCCAATTTCTAGGACTTGGTTACTGCGTTTGCTGGAGCCGTGACCTTCATCGGGAAAAATGACGAGCCGTGAGGGAATTTTTTTCTGTTCGAGGATTTTCTGAATTTGGATTGCTTCACCGACGGGAACACGCGGATCGTTTGCACCTTGGATGATGAGTAATGGGGCTTTAATGCGATCGCTATAGGTCACTGGTGATAGCTCAATTAAAGCATCCCGATCCTTAACGGGATCGCCATATTCACTAATTCGTAAAATGCGGCGATAGGGAGCAGTGTTATTTAAAAAAGTGAGTAAATTGCTAATACCGACGATGGATACACCAGCATCATAACTACCCGCAAATTTAGACATGCCGATTAGTGCTGAATAGCCGCCATAGCTACCGCCGACGATGCCTATTTTGGGAGTGATGCCGTTGACTTGCCAGTTTTTGCGGATATAGATTGATGCATCTTCGATGTCGGTGATTACCTTGAGGCGATCACGTCCATTATCCGCATTGAGCCAAGTTTTGCCATAGCCATCACTACCGCGCACATTTGGATCGGCAAATACAAAGCCTGCATTCACAAATAATTGGGCATAGCGATTGAACCCTGCGGTACTTTGTCCTTCTGGGCCTCCGTGAAAATGCACAATTACAGGGCAAGGCTTTTCCAGAGGATTTTGGGGAATATCTTCACATTGGGGTGATCGATAGACAAACATCGGAATTTTTGTCCCATCTCGCGTGGTGTAGGTTTCTAGCTTAGCGGCTGTAAATTTACTGGTATCAACTTCAGGAGTGCTTGGCAAGACCCATTGCGTCAGTTTTTTCGTCTGCCAATCATATACATAGCTAAGTCTTGGAGCTTTGGCAGTTTCTACGCCAATAGTGGTGAAGCGACCATTTCGAGTCGTGTTACCAGTATAAATATGATCTGCATTCGCAAATTCAGGCAGAGCGATCGCCTCATAGTTATTGGCAGCGATCGCCTTAACCCTTGTGTAACCTCCGTCATTAATTGAGTAGAGAATACGTTGACGTTGATCATCGATATCAAAGCTCGCCACATCCGCTTTTAGCTCTGGGGTAATGGGTGCAAATTGCTTATTTTTATAACTGTAAAGCCGACGAAACTCACTAAATTTGGGAGTTAATACTAAATATTCGTCAGCATTTACGCCATACTGAATGCCATATTCTTCCTTTTCGTTTTGACCAATGAGAGGGGTAGTGGCTCTTGTTTTAACATCGTATTCGTAATATTCCTGTGATTGGCTACCCGTTGCTTTGGCAAAGAGAAATTTCTCGCGATCACCTGTTTGCGGATTCACATACACATCGGCAATCCACCAAATCCCGTCGCCGCCAGAAATTGCTACTTTCTTTTTAGTTTGCAAATCGTAGCGATAAATTACATTGGAGTCAGGCTTAACGTCATTGGCACTGAAATAAATTGTGCGGGAGTCATTGCCAATATATTGGAGTGAGGTACGTACACCTGCGAGGTGCTGGATGACTTCTAACTCCCCGCCATTAGTCGATTGCAAATATAGTCCGGGGTTTTCTTCACCTTGGCGATCGCGAGATAGGATCAGATACTTACCATCAGGAGTCATCCCTGCGATCGTTGTGGCATCCTGTCCTCCCGTCACTTGCACAGGAAATTTTTGTGCCCCATTGAGCCGCCATACCTGCACTGTCCCTGTAATCCCCCAAGTAAAAAACATCCGCTTGCCATCTGGTGTGACCATCCCTAACCCCGGCGATCGCACATCAAGAATGGACTCAATCGGACGAGTAACGCTAGGAGGCAGTGCTGTTGGTGCATAGCGTTTCAGAATTGCAGGATCGAGGCTATCTTTACCTAATCCTGAATATTGCGCCTGAGTAGGTAATACCGCAACTACTAAATTCGTGATAAAGATAAAGATGAGTACAAATCTCTTTTTCATACTTAGATGCATTAACTCAGTTACAGGCTCTACTTTTTTTGGTCGCATCGCAGTTATTGAGGTCATACTAGGCTCTGCTGATGGTTTGAAAATTTAGCCTAGCTAGTAGAGTAGCTTCTGTGTGCAGCATATATCAATCTAAAGTCGAATTCTTCTAAAACTTGTTATCTGATGGGTAGTGCTGCAAAGTAATTTTTTTAGTAATTGTGTTGCGGGCATAAAGCGTCCGCAACACAATTACATTTCATGACTACCATCTGATGGTGCATAGAAATTATCGAAGAAATAGAGCTTACTGCCGCAAAACTAATTCTTCAAGCCGTAATAAAAATGCTTAGTACTGGTGCAGAATTCTTACTTTAAACAAGCACATAGCTATTTTTTTGAGATTTAAAGTAGAAATACTCATTCAAATCTGCCATCAAAAAAATTATATATTTTCTTAATGATTAATTTTTGCGATTTTTATTACCAAAACCTTCAAGAAGATTGTCATAGAAGCATTACAGGAATCAGTTAAGACATTGTTAAATTAATATTTTATTCGGGATCGCTATAACTCTTTCTCAGCAAGATGTATAAGCTAATTTACTTCAAAAAGCTACCATTGATAATTGAAGCAATTAATAAATTGCATTTAGTAATTTTGGCAAAGCCAAATAAGATATATGGACTCTTCAGGTAATTCCATTACAGCTTGTAAATTGTGTCAGCATTACAATCCTGAAGGAAGAAGGGGTGGTTTTTGTGGAAGATTAGCTGTTCCTGTTAGCGCTACGTGGGATGCATGTAGTTTAGCAGCTCATCCTTTTGAGCCATCTTGGCAACCTACCGATGAATTTAGCTCATATTTACATGATGCTCTCTATGAAAATCTGACAATTAGCCATCACGCAGAAATGTCAGAAATGCAGGAGACTTCTGGGCGATCACTTAGTTTTTTGGAATGTTAACTGAGCAAATATTATTATTTATAAGCTGTTGCTGATTAGTTTGGATTAAGTATTAGTACGTATTACTAGTACTTAGTCTCAGGCATATTTGAAAATATTTACCTAAAATACTGAATAAAGTTGAATAAATCATGGTTGTTGCCAATTTATTCAACTTTATTTACTAGTTTAAATGACTATGCTGGTATTACAAACTGTTAAAGTTTGAAAAATTTTTTGAAGATTTTGCTTTGCCATACTTTTAAAAACTTTCTGGTTTTAACTTAAATCAGCGCTCTGTAATAGGCACTAAGCTGGCTACCTCAATTAGTAAAGTGAATAAATTAGGAATGATTGCGGGGTAACTAGCCTTACAAAGCTCTGTATGTTACGCTAAATCAATAATATTTTATAAAAGTTAGTTTTATAGGACAACGTGCTAGCTAGGGTTTGGAGTGCCACAATTTTAGGCATCGATGCAGTTCAGGTAGGCGTAGAAGTAGATGTATCGGGTGGATTACCTGGCATCACCCTAGTAGGGTTGCCTGATACAGCCGTACAAGAAAGTCGTGAACGGGTAAAAGCTGCTATCAAAAATGCAGGATACGCTTTCCCGATGCGAAAAATTGTGATTAATCTCACTCCAGCCGATCTCCGCAAAGAGGGACCCATCTTCGACTTACCAATTAGTATTGGTATTTTGGCTGCTTCCGAACAAGTTGATCCTCAATTATTAGGTGATCACTTATTTTTAGGTGAAGTCTCTCTCGATGGTTCCCTGCGACCTGTATCAGGCGTACTACCGATTGCGGCGGCGGCGAAGCAATTAGGCATGATTGGGATCGTTGTGCCTAAAGAAAATGCTCAAGAAGCGGCATTGGTCAAAGATTTAGCAGTGTATGGATTACAAAGTATTAGCGAGGTTGGTGATTTTCTAGCGCATCCCGAAAAATATCAACCCGTAGTCGCCATCCCTGAAATGAAATGGCTTGATAGCGACTTTAAGTTGGATTTAAAAGATGTCAAAGGTCAGCAACATGCTCGCCGCGCCCTAGAAATCGCCGCTGCTGGTGGACATAATTTAATTTTTGTTGGTCCCCCAGGTTCTGGCAAAACTCTATTAGCAAGACGCTTACCCAGTATTTTGCCAAATATGAGTTTTGACGAAGCACTAGAAGTCACTAGAATTCATTCGGTAGCAGGGCTATTAAAAGGTAAAGGGTTAATTAGTGATCGTCCCTTTCGTAGTCCTCATCATTCTGCATCAGGTCCATCACTCGTAGGCGGTGGCAGTTTCCCCCGTCCAGGAGAGATAACTTTAGCGACAAACGGGGTGCTTTTTTTAAACAAGTAGACAATACAGAGTTTAATATAACACTAGGGTTTTACTTAGTTTTATGAAAATTGGATACGCAAGAGTTAGCA includes:
- a CDS encoding DUF4349 domain-containing protein, which translates into the protein MKGQPSSNRSLKVLSMLTAIALASCASSLSNKASAPANLADLPEQAPNADSATPAKAAIPRPQLIKSADISIQVKSIEDTTKAISDLVKQQQGDILELQDFRTGSYGIAQSVSLKLRIPQERLDSVLETIAQLGIVKGRSLKAEDVSNQLVDLQARLKNLRQTELQLQEILKQTGSVGDVLKVTQELSRVREMIEQIDAQLTNLKN
- a CDS encoding KGK domain-containing protein; amino-acid sequence: MAINIKHIDQENDVIEIFPDGSNTLFLGNKYIRPPKDLLALIYQCVAKGGVGALFSTGLPARLMKVDQPKWQKGRVEITIEFIPDETIEDEMTQDELSSLRNQID
- a CDS encoding DUF433 domain-containing protein, with product MYTKNSTENLLSRITFSKEILCGKPTIRGLRISVAMILELLAKEASISEILEDYPELEIADIHAALLYAYRLVANEEIVERVAS
- a CDS encoding DUF5615 family PIN-like protein codes for the protein MKFLVDVNASGVLSTLLVELGHEVACVKDVNPRMGDDEIIAWAVREERVIVTTDNDFEQMIWLQQKNHCGVLRLENLPRAERKQLLQEVLINHSQDLELGAVVIATKQKIRIRRKLSDDQVQ
- a CDS encoding DUF3531 family protein, with amino-acid sequence MEVRFRECDWFDLWIWIKFNEAPSQQEKQLLDEVFNSWFLLGKLGGFNACNMQVLESGVDVSYFDYDNQSADDEMMSVMHNMTDLEYENDWARCWVDLGTADAIAIDTLVNALRQFDKEYVAIEEVIIGGQNSDWLVEPKSLDDEDYDQ
- the gloA gene encoding lactoylglutathione lyase, which codes for MRVLHTMVRVGNLERSLDFYTNVLGMKELRRKDYPDGRFTLAFVGYGDESSNAVIELTHNWDTETYEIGTGYGHIALGMENIYTACDAIREKGGKITREPGPMKHGTTEIAFVEDPDGYKIELIQLK
- the petG gene encoding cytochrome b6-f complex subunit V, with protein sequence MVEPILSGICLGLIFITLGGLFFAAYQQYRRV
- the psbO gene encoding photosystem II manganese-stabilizing polypeptide, whose amino-acid sequence is MKFRSFTKAIFTLCISLCMLVASGVFANTTFAAVPPGLTYDQIVNTGLANKCGDILGTSRGGRNFIPIGVGQSVEITDLCLEPTSFYVKEESNNKRKKPEFVASKLMTRSTSSLDFVKATVTGNSDGSLSLVETDGLDYQPITVKMPGGELVAILFTIKGYKATTNPGVNGLTTSVDFVGTTDVPTYRGSGFIDPKGRGLAIGYDAAEALPAKRNAFDNRSVKDDSTSKGTLSLQIAKLNADTGEIAGTFETEQTSDNDLGGVEPKEVIIRGVFYGKVNA
- a CDS encoding S9 family peptidase, producing the protein MTSITAMRPKKVEPVTELMHLSMKKRFVLIFIFITNLVVAVLPTQAQYSGLGKDSLDPAILKRYAPTALPPSVTRPIESILDVRSPGLGMVTPDGKRMFFTWGITGTVQVWRLNGAQKFPVQVTGGQDATTIAGMTPDGKYLILSRDRQGEENPGLYLQSTNGGELEVIQHLAGVRTSLQYIGNDSRTIYFSANDVKPDSNVIYRYDLQTKKKVAISGGDGIWWIADVYVNPQTGDREKFLFAKATGSQSQEYYEYDVKTRATTPLIGQNEKEEYGIQYGVNADEYLVLTPKFSEFRRLYSYKNKQFAPITPELKADVASFDIDDQRQRILYSINDGGYTRVKAIAANNYEAIALPEFANADHIYTGNTTRNGRFTTIGVETAKAPRLSYVYDWQTKKLTQWVLPSTPEVDTSKFTAAKLETYTTRDGTKIPMFVYRSPQCEDIPQNPLEKPCPVIVHFHGGPEGQSTAGFNRYAQLFVNAGFVFADPNVRGSDGYGKTWLNADNGRDRLKVITDIEDASIYIRKNWQVNGITPKIGIVGGSYGGYSALIGMSKFAGSYDAGVSIVGISNLLTFLNNTAPYRRILRISEYGDPVKDRDALIELSPVTYSDRIKAPLLIIQGANDPRVPVGEAIQIQKILEQKKIPSRLVIFPDEGHGSSKRSNQVLEIGYTLDFFKKHLQ